A region of Flavobacterium indicum GPTSA100-9 = DSM 17447 DNA encodes the following proteins:
- a CDS encoding acyl-CoA dehydrogenase family protein produces MSSLYFTEEHELFRKSLRDFLHKEVVPHIEKWEKTGTIERFIWKKFGEMGFFGIRYPEAYGGMNLDLFYTVVFLEELQKIKSAGFAAAMWAHSYLAMTHLNAEGDERIKQEYLAPSIAGEKIGALCITEPFGGSDVAGMRTNAVKNGDNYVINGSKTFITNGVYADYYVVAAKTAPELGNKGISIFLVDTNTPGISATKLDKLGWRASDTAEISFDNVEIPLENLMGEEGKGFHYIMQHFALERLIMAINAHARAEYALDYTIEYMSQREAFGTTINKFQALRHTMVEHATEIEHCKIFNYAAVARLDKGEYVVKEATMAKLKSTKVADQAIYDCLQMLGGYGYMEEYPLARLLRDSRLGPIGGGTSEILKEILSKMIIDNKDYKPAV; encoded by the coding sequence ATGAGTTCATTATATTTTACTGAAGAACATGAATTATTCAGAAAAAGCTTAAGAGATTTTTTGCACAAAGAAGTTGTTCCACATATTGAAAAATGGGAAAAAACAGGTACCATTGAACGTTTTATTTGGAAGAAGTTTGGTGAGATGGGATTTTTTGGTATCAGATATCCCGAGGCTTATGGTGGAATGAATTTAGATTTGTTTTATACTGTAGTGTTTTTAGAAGAACTTCAAAAAATAAAATCGGCAGGTTTTGCGGCGGCAATGTGGGCACATTCTTATTTAGCTATGACACACTTAAATGCTGAAGGTGATGAAAGAATTAAACAGGAATACTTAGCGCCAAGTATAGCTGGAGAAAAAATTGGCGCTCTATGTATTACTGAACCATTTGGTGGAAGTGATGTGGCAGGTATGCGAACTAATGCAGTTAAGAATGGGGATAATTACGTGATTAATGGTTCTAAAACATTCATTACAAATGGTGTTTATGCAGACTATTATGTTGTAGCGGCTAAAACTGCTCCAGAGTTAGGTAATAAAGGAATTTCTATATTCTTAGTAGATACCAATACACCTGGAATTTCCGCAACTAAATTAGATAAGTTAGGTTGGAGAGCTTCTGATACGGCTGAAATTTCTTTTGATAATGTGGAAATACCTCTTGAAAATTTAATGGGAGAGGAAGGTAAAGGGTTTCATTATATTATGCAACATTTTGCTTTAGAACGTTTAATTATGGCAATTAATGCTCATGCAAGAGCAGAATATGCATTAGATTATACAATAGAGTACATGTCGCAACGTGAAGCTTTTGGTACGACTATCAATAAATTTCAAGCATTAAGACACACAATGGTAGAGCATGCTACAGAAATTGAACATTGTAAAATATTTAATTATGCTGCTGTGGCTCGTTTAGATAAGGGGGAATATGTAGTTAAAGAGGCTACTATGGCAAAATTGAAGTCGACAAAAGTTGCCGATCAAGCTATTTATGATTGTTTGCAAATGTTAGGAGGCTACGGTTATATGGAAGAATATCCATTGGCTCGTTTATTACGAGATAGTCGCTTAGGGCCAATTGGAGGTGGAACATCAGAAATTTTAAAAGAAATTCTGTCTAAAATGATTATTGATAATAAAGACTACAAACCAGCTGTGTAA
- a CDS encoding ComEA family DNA-binding protein, translating into MSVKIFNYIKFSKGHHLGIVILIVLIIFAQGLLFYFKNINQQSGISISKEEIAWLQTQKQIDSLKIVQLEEQGKIYPFNPNFISDYKGYKYGLTLSQIDKLHKFRAQNKYVNSPEEFQKLTGVSNYWMKKYAPFFKFPDWVTQNKKNNLYKNYQSNPSFVEKKIVVKDINLATKEDLESVYMIGERMAQKILDEKEKFGAFVSIEQIGFIWGISPDAITDLNKKFYVKSNVGLKKIKINDCTIKELAQFPYFNYTIAKNIVTYRSMNDGIKNFEDLTKIKQFPVEKLKIIALYLEF; encoded by the coding sequence ATGTCTGTAAAAATATTTAATTATATAAAATTTTCAAAAGGTCATCACTTAGGAATAGTAATCTTAATTGTTTTAATAATTTTTGCACAAGGATTACTATTTTATTTTAAGAATATTAATCAACAGAGTGGAATTTCAATTTCTAAAGAAGAAATTGCATGGTTGCAAACACAAAAACAAATAGATAGTTTAAAAATTGTTCAATTAGAAGAACAAGGGAAGATTTATCCGTTTAATCCCAATTTTATTTCAGATTATAAAGGTTATAAATATGGATTAACTTTAAGTCAAATTGATAAACTGCATAAATTTAGGGCTCAAAATAAGTATGTTAATTCTCCAGAAGAATTTCAGAAATTAACGGGGGTATCTAATTACTGGATGAAAAAATATGCTCCTTTTTTTAAATTTCCTGATTGGGTAACACAAAATAAAAAAAATAACCTGTACAAAAATTATCAATCGAATCCTTCTTTTGTAGAAAAGAAAATAGTTGTTAAAGATATTAATTTGGCAACAAAAGAAGATTTGGAATCGGTTTACATGATAGGTGAAAGAATGGCTCAAAAAATTCTCGATGAAAAAGAAAAATTTGGTGCTTTTGTTTCAATTGAACAAATTGGCTTTATTTGGGGAATCTCTCCTGATGCAATTACCGACTTAAATAAAAAATTTTATGTCAAATCTAATGTTGGATTGAAAAAAATTAAAATCAATGATTGTACTATAAAAGAGTTGGCTCAATTCCCCTATTTTAATTATACTATAGCAAAGAATATTGTGACTTATAGAAGTATGAATGACGGAATTAAAAATTTTGAAGATTTAACAAAAATTAAGCAATTTCCCGTTGAAAAATTAAAAATAATAGCCTTATATTTGGAATTCTAA
- a CDS encoding PspC domain-containing protein — MYKILHFFEKHGFFVASRLADRLGMRATQVRLFFVYISFITVGLGFGLYLTLAFLLKLKDMVYTKRSSVFDL; from the coding sequence ATGTATAAAATTTTACATTTTTTTGAAAAACACGGATTTTTTGTTGCTTCACGTTTAGCTGATCGTCTTGGAATGAGAGCAACACAAGTACGCTTGTTTTTTGTATATATCTCTTTTATAACCGTTGGCTTAGGTTTTGGACTTTATTTAACTTTAGCATTTTTGTTAAAATTGAAAGATATGGTTTATACTAAGCGTAGTTCTGTATTTGATTTGTAG
- a CDS encoding DUF2851 family protein encodes MNEDYLHYLWVNKKLPFTQLQTHQKENLEILNFGQYLQLAGPDVFNAQIRIDQQIWAGNIEIHVKSSDWYLHHHEKDNAYDNVILHVVWEHDTPVFRKDNTEIPTLELNNYINQEELIKYKNLLKPKSWIKCENQITEVDTFIWDNFKEKLILERLERKANEILVRLKETSFDWEQVFFEFLAKNFGLNTNGNAFLSMARNIGFTIIRKERGEVENLEALFFGCLNLLQSNCDDFYFSNLKNKWEYYKLKYQLTELNGIEVSFFKHRPDNFPTIRLAQLAQFLFYNNSVFDSIITFKKLEDIQNIFKIAPSIYWNSHYNFCKSNSHKIKKISSNFTNLVVVNTIIPFRFCYEKERGNFSFEELLEWLKLMDLEKNSIVDKFQYFNINLANCYDSQAVLQLKNEYCNQNKCLQCAIGLHILKK; translated from the coding sequence ATGAATGAAGATTATCTACACTATTTGTGGGTAAATAAGAAATTACCATTTACCCAATTACAAACTCATCAAAAAGAAAATTTAGAAATTCTAAATTTTGGTCAATATCTACAATTAGCTGGGCCAGATGTTTTTAATGCACAAATCCGTATTGATCAACAAATTTGGGCAGGAAATATCGAAATTCATGTAAAATCATCTGATTGGTATTTGCACCATCATGAAAAAGATAACGCATACGATAATGTTATTTTACATGTTGTATGGGAACATGATACGCCTGTTTTTAGAAAAGATAATACTGAAATTCCAACTTTAGAATTAAATAACTATATCAATCAAGAGGAGTTAATTAAATACAAAAATCTTTTAAAGCCCAAATCTTGGATAAAATGTGAAAATCAAATCACTGAAGTTGATACTTTTATTTGGGACAATTTTAAAGAAAAATTAATTTTAGAACGATTAGAACGAAAAGCAAATGAAATTTTAGTGCGGTTAAAAGAGACGTCGTTTGATTGGGAACAAGTTTTTTTTGAATTTTTAGCTAAAAATTTCGGTTTAAATACTAATGGAAATGCTTTTCTGTCCATGGCAAGAAATATTGGATTTACTATAATAAGAAAAGAAAGGGGAGAAGTTGAAAATCTTGAAGCATTATTTTTTGGGTGCTTGAATTTGTTGCAATCCAATTGTGATGATTTTTATTTTAGTAATCTGAAAAATAAATGGGAATATTATAAGCTAAAATATCAATTAACGGAGTTAAACGGAATTGAAGTTTCTTTTTTTAAACATAGGCCTGATAATTTTCCAACAATACGATTAGCACAATTAGCCCAGTTTCTTTTTTATAATAATTCGGTTTTTGATTCTATAATTACTTTTAAAAAGTTAGAGGACATTCAAAATATATTTAAAATAGCTCCTTCAATTTATTGGAATTCGCATTATAATTTTTGTAAATCTAATTCACATAAAATTAAAAAAATATCTTCAAATTTTACTAATTTAGTAGTTGTAAATACTATTATTCCATTTCGATTTTGTTATGAAAAAGAAAGAGGTAATTTTTCTTTTGAGGAATTGTTAGAATGGCTAAAACTAATGGATTTAGAAAAAAATTCAATAGTAGATAAATTTCAATATTTTAATATAAATCTAGCAAACTGTTATGATTCTCAGGCAGTATTGCAATTAAAAAATGAATATTGTAATCAAAATAAATGCTTGCAATGTGCTATAGGCTTGCATATTTTAAAAAAGTAA
- a CDS encoding pyridoxal-phosphate dependent enzyme: MKYAKNILETIGNTPLVKLNKITEGLDCLVLAKVETFNPGNSVKDRMAVKMIEDAEADGRLKPGGTIIEGTSGNTGMGLALAAIVKGYKLICVISDKQSKEKMDILRAVGAKVVVCPTDVEPTDPRSYYSVSKRLAEETPNAWYVNQYDNPSNATAHYEQTGPEIWEQTEGKITHFVVGVGTGGTISGVAKYLKEKNPNVKCWGIDTYGSVFKKYHETGIFDENEIYSYITEGIGEDILPKNVDFSLIDGFTKVTDKDAAVFTRKLALEEGIFVGNSAGAAIKGVLQLKEHFGPDDVVVVLFHDSGSRYVGKMFNDDWMRERGFLDEEITKAEDLIKDHKDKPLVIVRTEELVSHAIERLKKYKISQIPVIDTTGFVGSVDESDLFRSYFENKDIADLPIKEVMGKPYPIVKATAPIEEVSKLISKDNQAVLVELENGKFHIITKHDIISSIN; encoded by the coding sequence TCCATTAGTAAAATTAAATAAAATTACTGAAGGACTTGATTGTCTTGTTTTAGCAAAAGTAGAAACTTTTAATCCTGGAAATTCTGTTAAAGACAGAATGGCAGTTAAAATGATAGAAGATGCTGAAGCAGATGGTCGTTTAAAACCTGGAGGAACTATTATTGAAGGAACTTCTGGAAATACTGGAATGGGTTTAGCATTAGCAGCTATTGTAAAAGGATACAAACTTATTTGTGTAATTTCAGATAAACAGTCTAAAGAAAAAATGGATATTTTAAGAGCTGTAGGAGCTAAAGTAGTGGTTTGTCCTACGGATGTTGAACCAACAGATCCACGGTCTTATTATTCTGTTTCAAAGCGTTTGGCTGAAGAAACACCAAATGCTTGGTATGTAAATCAGTATGATAATCCAAGTAATGCAACAGCACATTATGAGCAAACAGGTCCGGAAATTTGGGAACAAACGGAAGGTAAAATTACACATTTTGTTGTTGGTGTTGGTACAGGTGGTACTATTTCTGGAGTAGCAAAATACTTAAAAGAAAAAAATCCAAATGTAAAATGTTGGGGTATTGATACTTACGGTTCTGTTTTTAAAAAATATCATGAAACGGGAATTTTTGATGAAAATGAAATTTACTCGTACATTACAGAAGGTATTGGCGAAGATATTTTACCTAAAAATGTCGATTTTTCATTAATTGATGGTTTTACTAAAGTAACTGATAAAGATGCTGCTGTTTTTACAAGAAAACTAGCATTGGAAGAAGGTATATTTGTTGGTAATTCTGCAGGTGCTGCTATTAAAGGTGTGCTACAATTAAAAGAACATTTTGGACCGGATGATGTAGTGGTGGTTTTATTCCATGACTCAGGAAGTAGATACGTTGGTAAAATGTTTAATGACGATTGGATGCGTGAGCGAGGTTTCTTAGATGAAGAAATCACTAAAGCTGAAGATTTGATTAAAGATCATAAAGATAAACCATTAGTTATTGTTCGTACAGAAGAATTAGTTTCACATGCTATAGAACGATTAAAAAAATATAAAATTTCTCAAATTCCAGTTATTGATACCACCGGATTTGTTGGTAGTGTTGATGAATCTGATTTATTTAGAAGTTATTTTGAAAATAAAGATATCGCTGATTTACCTATAAAAGAAGTAATGGGTAAACCATATCCTATTGTGAAAGCTACTGCCCCAATAGAAGAAGTTTCTAAATTAATTAGTAAAGACAATCAAGCGGTTCTAGTAGAATTAGAAAATGGTAAATTCCATATCATTACAAAACACGATATTATTAGTTCTATTAATTAA